One genomic region from Thermoleptolyngbya sichuanensis A183 encodes:
- a CDS encoding phosphodiester glycosidase family protein, whose product MRVWQGLWLGWLLAGGLAAGLAVGLAGCDRSVAGAGSPTGLSASSAPPAQDLSSDVSPDLPPDLPPEASPDVQHDQHDVQYRVEALPTADVHWVMVPIRTFEVVPAIAQALQPLPQFAAQSGTVAAINAGFFDPVNGLTTSYVVQNGQLVADPHQNDRLMQNPNLAPYLPKILNRSEFRRYRCGQPGQERDHYAIALHAEAVPLGCTLQDAIGGGPRLLPDLTLEAEGFADPATGRDAIGSTQPNARSAVGILPNGDIVLAMAAQRPDAPTSSGLSLAELSNFLRSLGVVDAMNLDGGSSASLYVSGNTVLGRVDAQGSPIQRPVKSVLEVRRRPRD is encoded by the coding sequence ATGAGAGTTTGGCAGGGGCTATGGCTGGGCTGGCTGCTGGCAGGCGGACTGGCTGCTGGACTGGCAGTCGGACTGGCGGGGTGCGATCGCTCTGTGGCAGGCGCAGGCAGCCCGACGGGTTTATCGGCTTCATCAGCGCCACCCGCCCAAGACTTGTCCTCAGATGTGTCTCCAGACTTGCCCCCAGACTTGCCTCCAGAAGCGTCCCCAGACGTGCAGCATGACCAGCATGACGTGCAATATCGCGTAGAAGCGCTGCCCACGGCGGACGTGCATTGGGTGATGGTGCCGATTCGCACGTTTGAGGTTGTGCCTGCGATCGCCCAAGCGTTGCAGCCGCTGCCCCAGTTTGCCGCGCAGTCGGGAACCGTGGCCGCTATCAACGCGGGCTTTTTTGACCCGGTGAACGGACTCACCACTTCCTATGTAGTGCAAAACGGGCAACTCGTCGCCGACCCGCACCAAAACGATCGCCTCATGCAAAACCCCAACCTCGCGCCCTACCTGCCCAAAATCCTCAACCGCTCGGAGTTTCGCCGCTATCGCTGTGGGCAACCGGGGCAGGAACGCGACCACTATGCGATCGCCCTTCATGCCGAAGCCGTCCCGCTCGGCTGTACGCTGCAAGACGCGATCGGCGGCGGCCCGCGCCTGCTGCCAGACCTGACGCTCGAAGCCGAGGGCTTTGCCGACCCCGCCACGGGCCGCGATGCCATTGGCAGCACCCAGCCCAATGCCCGCTCTGCCGTCGGGATTTTGCCCAATGGAGACATTGTGCTAGCGATGGCCGCTCAGCGCCCCGACGCGCCGACCAGTTCTGGGCTGTCGCTGGCGGAGTTGTCGAACTTTCTGCGATCGCTCGGTGTGGTAGACGCAATGAACCTGGATGGCGGCAGTTCCGCTTCGCTGTACGTCAGCGGGAACACCGTCTTGGGTCGCGTCGATGCCCAGGGCAGCCCGATTCAGCGGCCGGTGAAGTCGGTGCTGGAGGTGCGCCGCAGACCCAGGGACTAG
- the ybaK gene encoding Cys-tRNA(Pro) deacylase yields MKTNAARALDKLGIAYELLEYEVNPDDLAAESVAAKIGLEPERVFKTLVARGDRTGVILAVIPGNMHLNLKALAALSGNRKVETVPLKEVQPLTGYIRGGVTALACKKDYPVYVDELIELFDTITISAGMRGLQILITPTDYIQAVQGTVGAIAQDKES; encoded by the coding sequence ATGAAAACGAACGCCGCCCGCGCCCTGGATAAACTGGGCATTGCCTATGAACTGCTGGAATACGAAGTCAACCCCGATGACCTAGCGGCGGAGTCCGTGGCGGCAAAAATTGGGCTGGAGCCGGAGCGCGTGTTCAAAACGCTGGTTGCCAGGGGCGATCGCACAGGCGTAATTCTCGCAGTCATTCCTGGCAACATGCACCTGAACCTGAAGGCGCTGGCCGCCCTCTCCGGCAACCGCAAGGTTGAAACAGTTCCCCTCAAAGAGGTGCAGCCGCTCACGGGCTACATTCGCGGCGGCGTGACGGCCCTCGCCTGCAAAAAAGACTACCCAGTTTACGTAGACGAACTGATCGAGCTATTCGACACGATCACCATCTCTGCCGGAATGCGCGGGCTGCAAATCCTGATCACGCCTACCGACTACATCCAGGCAGTTCAAGGAACTGTCGGGGCGATCGCCCAGGACAAGGAGAGCTAA
- a CDS encoding isopenicillin N synthase family dioxygenase: MVTSVLSPIHTIPVIDIGGLRSPDWAERKAVAAHLRKASHEVGFFYIANHGIDAALVDQIFAESHRFFALPDADKLEISIQHSPISRGYEPLKHQTLDLNAAPDLKESIYIGLHRGPDDPLVQANTPNHGPNLYSRNLPGWREVVEQYFAAMLNLSYQLMRGLALSLDLEEHHFDPLADDPMPILRLLHYPPHPVQADDRTWGCGAHTDWGCLTILLQDAAGRLEVKTASGDWIAAEPIPDTFVINIGDMMARWTNDYYQSTPHRVVNRSGGDRYSVPFFFDINYHALVECLPTCQSETNPPKYPPITAGDHIVEMYQKTYQRVMGA; the protein is encoded by the coding sequence ATGGTCACTTCTGTTCTCTCCCCCATCCACACGATTCCAGTGATTGACATCGGCGGGCTGCGATCGCCCGATTGGGCAGAACGCAAAGCCGTCGCTGCCCACCTCCGCAAAGCCAGTCACGAAGTCGGCTTTTTCTACATTGCCAACCACGGCATCGATGCTGCGCTAGTTGACCAGATCTTTGCCGAATCTCATCGCTTCTTTGCGCTGCCCGATGCAGACAAGCTAGAGATTTCGATCCAGCACTCTCCCATCTCTCGCGGCTACGAGCCTTTGAAGCACCAGACGCTCGATCTCAACGCCGCGCCGGATCTCAAGGAGAGCATTTATATCGGGCTGCATCGCGGCCCCGACGACCCGTTGGTGCAGGCAAACACGCCCAACCACGGCCCCAACCTGTATTCCCGCAACCTCCCCGGCTGGCGCGAGGTCGTAGAGCAATATTTCGCTGCCATGCTGAATTTGTCTTATCAACTGATGCGAGGGCTGGCGCTCTCGCTCGACCTGGAGGAGCATCACTTTGATCCCCTGGCCGACGACCCCATGCCCATTTTGCGACTGCTGCACTACCCGCCCCATCCCGTACAGGCAGACGATCGCACTTGGGGCTGCGGCGCTCATACCGACTGGGGCTGCCTCACAATCCTGCTGCAAGACGCGGCGGGCAGGCTAGAGGTGAAAACCGCCAGCGGCGACTGGATTGCTGCCGAGCCGATTCCCGATACCTTTGTAATCAACATCGGCGACATGATGGCCCGCTGGACCAACGACTACTATCAGTCCACGCCCCATCGCGTGGTGAACCGTTCAGGGGGCGATCGCTACTCCGTTCCCTTCTTTTTCGACATCAACTACCATGCGCTGGTCGAATGCCTGCCCACCTGCCAGAGCGAAACGAACCCGCCGAAATATCCGCCCATCACCGCAGGGGATCACATTGTTGAAATGTATCAAAAGACCTACCAGCGAGTGATGGGGGCGTGA